The following proteins come from a genomic window of Lycium ferocissimum isolate CSIRO_LF1 chromosome 4, AGI_CSIRO_Lferr_CH_V1, whole genome shotgun sequence:
- the LOC132053748 gene encoding uncharacterized protein LOC132053748, with protein sequence MASKTNDGADSSVVLTPFFDGNDFEYWKIRMRTYLKAEGLWTIVANGYEEPEDDGELSVAEMKNLEAKRRQDAKALSKIQMGVSRAFFAKIATCETAKQAWESLEAEVYGDEKVRTINLQTLRRVFQNLKMIESEKIDEYCTRVMNIVNEMRNHGDEISDQQVVEKILISATEKYEYIVAITEETKDLSKLSIKELVGSFRAHEKRRFFRENQPKETAFQSRTNENSQNFSKNQQKKKYNPKKKQDHDGSTKKVEEKGEKSTSLFCKICKNTNHNAEKCWHKGKPQCNFCKKFGHIEKDCRHKQREQANFCEGKEEEKEENLFYASQSDASAKSNNGMLIVVAPII encoded by the coding sequence atggcATCTAAAACAAATGATGGTGCTGATTCTTCAGTTGTTCTTACTCCATTTTTTGATGGAAATGACTTTGAATACTGGAAGATAAGAATGAGAACTTATCTAAAAGCTGAAGGTTTGTGGACTATTGTTGCAAATGGCTATGAAGAGCCAGAAGACGATGGTGAACTTTCAGTAGCAGAGATGAAAAATCTTGAGGCTAAGCGTCGTCAAGATGCAAAGGCTTTGAGCAAAATTCAAATGGGAGTCTCAAGAgcattttttgcaaaaattgcTACTTGTGAGACTGCAAAGCAAGCTTGGGAGTCTCTGGAAGCTGAGGTGTATGGTGACGAAAAGGTACGCACTATCAATCTTCAAACTCTTAGAAGAGTgtttcaaaatttaaagatgATAGAATCTGAAAAAATCGATGAATATTGCACAAgagtcatgaatattgttaACGAAATGAGAAATCATGGTGATGAAATTTCTGACCAACAAGTTGTGGAAAAGATTCTAATTAGTGCCACAGAAAAGTATGAGTATATTGTTGCTATCACTGAGGAGACGAAAGATCTTTCTAAGCTTTCCATCAAAGAGCTAGTTGGATCGTTTCGTGCACACGAGAAGCGAAGATTTTTTCGTGAGAATCAACCCAAAGAGACGGCTTTCCAGTCCAGAACCAATGAgaattctcaaaatttctcaaagaatcaacaaaaaaagaagtacAATCCAAAAAAGAAGCAGGATCATGATGGCTCTACCAAGAaggttgaagaaaaaggtgagaaaAGTACTAgtcttttttgtaaaatttgcaaaaatactAATCATAATGCAGAAAAATGTTGGCACAAAGGCAagccccaatgtaacttttgTAAAAAGTTTGGCCATATTGAGAAGGATTGCAGGCACAAGCAACGGGAGCAAGCAAATTTCTGTGAAGGAAAGgaggaagaaaaggaagaaaacctTTTCTACGCTTCTCAATCTGATGCTTCAGCAAAAAGCAATAATGGTATGTTGATAGTGGTTGCACCAATCATATGA